A single genomic interval of Heliangelus exortis chromosome 11, bHelExo1.hap1, whole genome shotgun sequence harbors:
- the TIPIN gene encoding TIMELESS-interacting protein isoform X2, whose amino-acid sequence MVDPLESKLFHLPDYENIEDEKFPPLPPPASPGRDDAEWAQANGEPDGNQQSQTKNSAVAPQRAVKRPMPKLDAQRLISERGLPALRHMFDNVKFKGKGHEAEDLKTLIRHMEHWAHRLFPKLQFEDFIDKVESLGNKKEVQTCLKRIRLDLPILHEDFANNEDGGGESKGLDTGTEDVHPSSGNAELCSLPGTTLTEEQQQRIQRNRQLALERRQAKMQCSSQAQQDGNQLSHLLMLRTLHSLLRRGVLYTSCSRSH is encoded by the exons ATGGTAGATCCTTTAGAGAGCAAATTGTTTCATCTTCCTGATTATGAGAATATAGAAGATGAAAAGTTCCCACCTCTTCCACCTCCTGCATCTCCAGGAAGAGATGATGCTGAATGGGCCCAAGCCAATGGCG aGCCAGATGGAAACCAGCAGTCACAAACAAAGAATTCTGCTGTAGCTCCACAGAGAGCAGTTAAAAGACCCATGCCTAAACTAGATGCACAGag GCTAATTTCTGAAAGAGGACTTCCAGCCTTAAGACACATGTTTGACAACGTGAAGTTCAAGGGTAAGGGGCATGAG GCAGAGGACCTGAAGACACTCATCCGACATATGGAACACTGGGCTCATAGACTGTTTCCAAAATTGCAATTTGAGGATTTTATTGACAAAGTAGAGTctttaggaaacaaaaaggaagttCAG acCTGCCTAAAGCGGATTAGGCTTGATCTTCCTATCTTGCATGAAGACTTTGCAAATAATGAAG ATGGTGGAGGGGAAAGCAAAGGACTGGATACAGGCACTGAGGATGTACATCCCAGCTCTGGAAATGCAGAACTCTGTTCTCTGCCTGGTACAACTCTGACAGAAGAGCAACAGCAGCGAATCCAGAGGAACAGGCAGCTGGCCTTGGAGCGCAGGCAAGCAAAGATGCAGTGTAGCAGCCAGGCACAACAGGATGGTAATCAGCTCTCTCATTTATTAATGTTAAG AACTCTCCACTCATTACTCAGAAGAGGAGTTTTGTACACCAGCTGTTCAAGGTCCCACTGA
- the DIS3L gene encoding DIS3-like exonuclease 1 isoform X2, with the protein MRKRPGSSGPGRGAAASRRPNDPHGESGAAAGPARPLDGKLLSDDVTHYVVPDCKVVQDYLEILEFPELKGIIFMQTACQAVQHQKGRRQHNKLRNLIKDARHDCVVFANEFHQDSYLPREKGESTEKWQTRSIYNAAVWYYNHCLGQMPVVMVTEDEDAIRQYGNETEGVFVISFKNYLDNFWPDLKAAHELFDSILQARRERESESQENNGKEYPEHLPVEILEAGIKSGRYIQGTLNVNKHRAQLEAFVRLQGLGSKETDLQSDILIYGAKARNRAIHGDVVAVELLPLHEWKGRTGALCENETEDKAPADTTGDPMPTGKVVGIIQKNWRDYVVTFPSKEEILPQGRNAQKILVTPWDYRIPKIRISTQQAETLQEYRVVVRIDSWESTSLYPNGHFVRVLGRIGDLEGEIAAILVENSISVAPFSEIQMSEMPVSSSKNPWKVSPEEEAKRLDLRNTHLIFSIDPKGCEDVDDALSVRTLPNGNLELGVHIADVTHFVAANSYTDVEARARATTYYLADRRYDMLPSVLSADVCSLLSGADRYAVSVFWELGKESYEILGVCYNRTIICSAYKLVYEAAQGLLDGDTSAVDDIPELKNLDERTRQKKLSELVWAISKLTDIARHVRAKRDSCGALELEGVEVRVQLDDKNNIHDLIPKQPLEVHETVAECMILANHWVAKKISENFPHQALLRQHPPPRQEYFTELRECASAKGFSIDTWSNKALAESLDRANDPLDPIVNKLLRSMATHAMSNALYFSTGSCPEEEFHHYGLALEKYTHFTSPIRRYADVVVHRLLMAATLKGTKDVKDYIFSNKDLQELCKHINNRNRAAQRAQKQSTELFQCMYFKDKTPETDERCVADGVIYSIRTNGVLVFVPRYGIKGAAYMKNKEGLVIACQGNGSCEWKPGSLHRFQNKITSTATTGESVTLSLFDHITVRILVQTSRCHADTIKLEIIRNAPYLTSDTETSQRSFHGVKSDLVKEVSQSAEAAQCAQEKPGIEVIEDYEEYCQTKGASLYQLLEEIRDLALLDVSADFRT; encoded by the exons ATGCGCAAGCGCCCTGGCAGCAGCGGGCCTGGCCGCGGGGCCGCCGCTTCCCGCCGCCCTAATGATCCGCACGGAGAAAGTGGTGCAGCTGCGGGGCCAGCACGGCCGCTGG ATGGCAAATTGTTGTCGGATGATGTTACACATTATGTTGTCCCTGACTGCAAGGTTGTTCAAGATTACCTCGAGATTCTTGAATTTCCAGAGCTGAAAGGTATTATTTTCATGCAAACAGCATGTCAAGCTGTGCAACATCAAAAAGGACGCAG ACAGCACAACAAGTTAAGAAATCTCATAAAGGATGCCCGCCATGACTGCGTTGTCTTTGCTAATGAATTCCACCAGGATTCTTATTTGccaagagaaaagggagaatcCACAGAGAAATGGCAGACCAG gAGTATTTACAATGCAGCAGTTTGGTATTATAATCACTGCCTGGGTCAGATGCCAGTTGTTATGGTTACAGAAGATGAAGATGCCATCAGGCAGTatggaaatgaaacagaaggaGTATTTGTGATTTCCTTCAAG AATTACTTGGATAACTTTTGGCCTGACTTAAAGGCTGCCCATGAACTCTTTGACTCAATACTCCAAGCTCGGCGTGAACGGGAGAGCGAAAGCcaagaaaacaatggaaaagaaTATCCTGAGCACTTACCTGTGGAAATACTGGAGGCTGGGATCAAATCTGGAAGATACATCCAG gGTACCTTGAATGTCAATAaacacagagcacagctggaagCTTTTGTTCGACTTCAGGGACTTGGCAGCAAAGAAACAG aTCTTCAAAGTGACATCCTTATTTATGGGGCCAAAGCTCGGAATCGTGCAATCCACGGCGATGTGGTAGCTGTTGAGTTGCTACCTTTGCACGAATGGAAAGGAAGGACTGGTGCACTTTGTGAAAATGAGACTGAGGATAAAGCACCTGcagacaccactggtgaccCCATGCCCACAG gtaaagtTGTTGGAATAATTCAAAAGAACTGGAGGGATTATGTTGTCACTTTCCCCTCTAAAGAAGAGATTCTGCCCCAAGGCAGAAATGCTCAGAAAATCCTTGTTACACCTTGGGACTACCGAATTCCCAAAATCCGGATCAGTACCCAACAAGCTGAAACATTACAG GAGTACAGAGTTGTTGTGCGTATTGATTCTTGGGAATCAACTTCTTTATATCCAAATGGACACTTTGTGAGAGTTTTAGGAAGAATTGGAGATCTTGAAGGGGAAATTGCAGCTATTCTGGTGGAGAACAGCATCAGTGTTGCCCCTTTCTCAGAAATCCAG ATGAGTGAAATGCCTGTGAGCTCCTCAAAGAATCCCTGGaaagtgagtccagaggaggaagCAAAACGTCTGGACTTGAGAAATACACACTTGATATTTAGCATTGACCCAAAAGGCTGTGAGGATGTGGATGATGCACTCTCTGTGAGAACTCTGCCTAATGGGAATCTGGAGTTAGGTGTCCACATTGCAGATGTCACCCATTTTGTAGCAGCAAACTCATACACTGATGTTGAGGCCAGAGCAAG gGCAACAACTTACTACTTAGCAGATCGTCGGTACGACATGCTGCCCTCTGTCCTGAGTGCTGATGTGTGTTCTCTTCTTAGTGGAGCTGACAG GTATGCTGTAAGTGTCTTCTGGGAACTAGGAAAAGAGTCCTATGAAATTCTGGGAGTCTGCTACAACAGAACCATCATTTGCTCTGCATACAAGCTCGTGTATGAAGCAGCACAGGGATTATTAGATGGAGACACAAGTGCTGTTGATGATATCCCAGAACTGAAAAACTTGGATGAAAGAACTAGGCAGAAGAAGTTGTCTGAACTGGTCTGGGCAATATCAAAACTCACCGATATAGCACGACACGTTAGAGCTAAGAGGGACAGCTGTGGGGCTCTGGAACTAGAAGGGGTAGAAGTCAGAGTGCAGCTGGATGATAAAAACAATATCCATGATCTCATTCCCAAGCAGCCACTGGAGGTGCACGAGACTGTAGCAGAATGTATGATTCTTGCCAACCATTGGGTGGCaaaaaagatttcagaaaattttcCTCATCAAGCTTTGTTGCGCCAGCACCCTCCACCACGACAGGAATATTTTACTGAACTTCGAGAATGTGCCAGTGCCAAAGGTTTCTCAATAGACACATG GTCTAACAAAGCATTGGCTGAGTCTCTGGACAGAGCAAATGACCCACTGGATCCAATTGTAAATAAACTCCTGCGCTCTATGGCCACTCACGCAATGTCGAACGCGTTGTACTTCTCGACTGGCTCTTGCCCTGAGGAAGAGTTTCATCACTATG GACTTGCCTTAGAGAAGTACACGCACTTCACTTCTCCCATCAGAAGATACGCTGATGTCGTTGTCCACAGACTCTTGATGGCAGCAACTCTGAAGGGAACTAAAGATGTTAAAGATTATATATTCAGTAACAAGGATCTTCAGGAATTGTGCAAACACATTAATAATAGGAACAGG GCAGCCCAGCGTGCTCAGAAGCAGTCTACTGAACTCTTCCAGTGCATGTACTTCAAAGACAAAACCCCAGAAACAGACGAGCGCTGCGTAGCAGACGGGGTCATTTACTCGATTCGAACAAATGGGGTGCTTGTTTTTGTACCCAG ATATGGAATCAAAGGTGCTGCatatatgaaaaacaaagaaggatTGGTCATTGCTTGTCAGGGGAATGGGAGCTGTGAGTGGAAACCTGGATCACTTCATCGCTTTCAGAACAAAATTACTTCCACTGCAACCACTGGAGAATCAGTGACTTTAAGCCTTTTTGATCATATTACA GTGAGGATACTTGTACAGACTTCCCGCTGCCACGCTGACACCATCAAGCTTGAAATCATCAGGAATGCACCCTACCTGACTTCAGACACAGAGACTTCCCAGAGGAGTTTTCATGGGGTGAAATCTGACCTAGTAAAAGAAGTCAGTCAGTCTGCAGAAGCAGCCCAGTGTGCCCAAGAAAAACCAGGAATTGAAGTCATTGAAGACTATGAGGAGTACTGCCAGACCAAGGGAGCCAGCTTGtaccagctgctggaggagatcAGGGATCTGGCTCTATTAGATGTTTCAGCTGACTTTAGAACTTGA
- the TIPIN gene encoding TIMELESS-interacting protein isoform X1 — protein MVDPLESKLFHLPDYENIEDEKFPPLPPPASPGRDDAEWAQANGEPDGNQQSQTKNSAVAPQRAVKRPMPKLDAQRLISERGLPALRHMFDNVKFKGKGHEAEDLKTLIRHMEHWAHRLFPKLQFEDFIDKVESLGNKKEVQTCLKRIRLDLPILHEDFANNEDGGGESKGLDTGTEDVHPSSGNAELCSLPGTTLTEEQQQRIQRNRQLALERRQAKMQCSSQAQQDELSTHYSEEEFCTPAVQGPTDLTEDTQVTATKVAVTEAADGDTEAQEGECASEQQ, from the exons ATGGTAGATCCTTTAGAGAGCAAATTGTTTCATCTTCCTGATTATGAGAATATAGAAGATGAAAAGTTCCCACCTCTTCCACCTCCTGCATCTCCAGGAAGAGATGATGCTGAATGGGCCCAAGCCAATGGCG aGCCAGATGGAAACCAGCAGTCACAAACAAAGAATTCTGCTGTAGCTCCACAGAGAGCAGTTAAAAGACCCATGCCTAAACTAGATGCACAGag GCTAATTTCTGAAAGAGGACTTCCAGCCTTAAGACACATGTTTGACAACGTGAAGTTCAAGGGTAAGGGGCATGAG GCAGAGGACCTGAAGACACTCATCCGACATATGGAACACTGGGCTCATAGACTGTTTCCAAAATTGCAATTTGAGGATTTTATTGACAAAGTAGAGTctttaggaaacaaaaaggaagttCAG acCTGCCTAAAGCGGATTAGGCTTGATCTTCCTATCTTGCATGAAGACTTTGCAAATAATGAAG ATGGTGGAGGGGAAAGCAAAGGACTGGATACAGGCACTGAGGATGTACATCCCAGCTCTGGAAATGCAGAACTCTGTTCTCTGCCTGGTACAACTCTGACAGAAGAGCAACAGCAGCGAATCCAGAGGAACAGGCAGCTGGCCTTGGAGCGCAGGCAAGCAAAGATGCAGTGTAGCAGCCAGGCACAACAGGATG AACTCTCCACTCATTACTCAGAAGAGGAGTTTTGTACACCAGCTGTTCAAGGTCCCACTGACCTTACTGAAGACACTCAAGTTACTGCAACCAAGGTTGCTGTTACAGAAGCTGCAGATGGAGATACTGAAGCTCAAGAAGGGGAATGTGCCAGTGAACAGCAGTAA
- the DIS3L gene encoding DIS3-like exonuclease 1 isoform X1, translated as MIRTEKVVQLRGQHGRWVRVVREHYLRPDVPCRSALCRAACVRDGKLLSDDVTHYVVPDCKVVQDYLEILEFPELKGIIFMQTACQAVQHQKGRRQHNKLRNLIKDARHDCVVFANEFHQDSYLPREKGESTEKWQTRSIYNAAVWYYNHCLGQMPVVMVTEDEDAIRQYGNETEGVFVISFKNYLDNFWPDLKAAHELFDSILQARRERESESQENNGKEYPEHLPVEILEAGIKSGRYIQGTLNVNKHRAQLEAFVRLQGLGSKETDLQSDILIYGAKARNRAIHGDVVAVELLPLHEWKGRTGALCENETEDKAPADTTGDPMPTGKVVGIIQKNWRDYVVTFPSKEEILPQGRNAQKILVTPWDYRIPKIRISTQQAETLQEYRVVVRIDSWESTSLYPNGHFVRVLGRIGDLEGEIAAILVENSISVAPFSEIQMSEMPVSSSKNPWKVSPEEEAKRLDLRNTHLIFSIDPKGCEDVDDALSVRTLPNGNLELGVHIADVTHFVAANSYTDVEARARATTYYLADRRYDMLPSVLSADVCSLLSGADRYAVSVFWELGKESYEILGVCYNRTIICSAYKLVYEAAQGLLDGDTSAVDDIPELKNLDERTRQKKLSELVWAISKLTDIARHVRAKRDSCGALELEGVEVRVQLDDKNNIHDLIPKQPLEVHETVAECMILANHWVAKKISENFPHQALLRQHPPPRQEYFTELRECASAKGFSIDTWSNKALAESLDRANDPLDPIVNKLLRSMATHAMSNALYFSTGSCPEEEFHHYGLALEKYTHFTSPIRRYADVVVHRLLMAATLKGTKDVKDYIFSNKDLQELCKHINNRNRAAQRAQKQSTELFQCMYFKDKTPETDERCVADGVIYSIRTNGVLVFVPRYGIKGAAYMKNKEGLVIACQGNGSCEWKPGSLHRFQNKITSTATTGESVTLSLFDHITVRILVQTSRCHADTIKLEIIRNAPYLTSDTETSQRSFHGVKSDLVKEVSQSAEAAQCAQEKPGIEVIEDYEEYCQTKGASLYQLLEEIRDLALLDVSADFRT; from the exons ATGATCCGCACGGAGAAAGTGGTGCAGCTGCGGGGCCAGCACGGCCGCTGGGTGCGTGTCGTGCGGGAGCATTACCTTCGCCCCGACGTGCCGTGCCGCAGCGCCCTGTGCCGGGCCGCCTGTGTTCGGG ATGGCAAATTGTTGTCGGATGATGTTACACATTATGTTGTCCCTGACTGCAAGGTTGTTCAAGATTACCTCGAGATTCTTGAATTTCCAGAGCTGAAAGGTATTATTTTCATGCAAACAGCATGTCAAGCTGTGCAACATCAAAAAGGACGCAG ACAGCACAACAAGTTAAGAAATCTCATAAAGGATGCCCGCCATGACTGCGTTGTCTTTGCTAATGAATTCCACCAGGATTCTTATTTGccaagagaaaagggagaatcCACAGAGAAATGGCAGACCAG gAGTATTTACAATGCAGCAGTTTGGTATTATAATCACTGCCTGGGTCAGATGCCAGTTGTTATGGTTACAGAAGATGAAGATGCCATCAGGCAGTatggaaatgaaacagaaggaGTATTTGTGATTTCCTTCAAG AATTACTTGGATAACTTTTGGCCTGACTTAAAGGCTGCCCATGAACTCTTTGACTCAATACTCCAAGCTCGGCGTGAACGGGAGAGCGAAAGCcaagaaaacaatggaaaagaaTATCCTGAGCACTTACCTGTGGAAATACTGGAGGCTGGGATCAAATCTGGAAGATACATCCAG gGTACCTTGAATGTCAATAaacacagagcacagctggaagCTTTTGTTCGACTTCAGGGACTTGGCAGCAAAGAAACAG aTCTTCAAAGTGACATCCTTATTTATGGGGCCAAAGCTCGGAATCGTGCAATCCACGGCGATGTGGTAGCTGTTGAGTTGCTACCTTTGCACGAATGGAAAGGAAGGACTGGTGCACTTTGTGAAAATGAGACTGAGGATAAAGCACCTGcagacaccactggtgaccCCATGCCCACAG gtaaagtTGTTGGAATAATTCAAAAGAACTGGAGGGATTATGTTGTCACTTTCCCCTCTAAAGAAGAGATTCTGCCCCAAGGCAGAAATGCTCAGAAAATCCTTGTTACACCTTGGGACTACCGAATTCCCAAAATCCGGATCAGTACCCAACAAGCTGAAACATTACAG GAGTACAGAGTTGTTGTGCGTATTGATTCTTGGGAATCAACTTCTTTATATCCAAATGGACACTTTGTGAGAGTTTTAGGAAGAATTGGAGATCTTGAAGGGGAAATTGCAGCTATTCTGGTGGAGAACAGCATCAGTGTTGCCCCTTTCTCAGAAATCCAG ATGAGTGAAATGCCTGTGAGCTCCTCAAAGAATCCCTGGaaagtgagtccagaggaggaagCAAAACGTCTGGACTTGAGAAATACACACTTGATATTTAGCATTGACCCAAAAGGCTGTGAGGATGTGGATGATGCACTCTCTGTGAGAACTCTGCCTAATGGGAATCTGGAGTTAGGTGTCCACATTGCAGATGTCACCCATTTTGTAGCAGCAAACTCATACACTGATGTTGAGGCCAGAGCAAG gGCAACAACTTACTACTTAGCAGATCGTCGGTACGACATGCTGCCCTCTGTCCTGAGTGCTGATGTGTGTTCTCTTCTTAGTGGAGCTGACAG GTATGCTGTAAGTGTCTTCTGGGAACTAGGAAAAGAGTCCTATGAAATTCTGGGAGTCTGCTACAACAGAACCATCATTTGCTCTGCATACAAGCTCGTGTATGAAGCAGCACAGGGATTATTAGATGGAGACACAAGTGCTGTTGATGATATCCCAGAACTGAAAAACTTGGATGAAAGAACTAGGCAGAAGAAGTTGTCTGAACTGGTCTGGGCAATATCAAAACTCACCGATATAGCACGACACGTTAGAGCTAAGAGGGACAGCTGTGGGGCTCTGGAACTAGAAGGGGTAGAAGTCAGAGTGCAGCTGGATGATAAAAACAATATCCATGATCTCATTCCCAAGCAGCCACTGGAGGTGCACGAGACTGTAGCAGAATGTATGATTCTTGCCAACCATTGGGTGGCaaaaaagatttcagaaaattttcCTCATCAAGCTTTGTTGCGCCAGCACCCTCCACCACGACAGGAATATTTTACTGAACTTCGAGAATGTGCCAGTGCCAAAGGTTTCTCAATAGACACATG GTCTAACAAAGCATTGGCTGAGTCTCTGGACAGAGCAAATGACCCACTGGATCCAATTGTAAATAAACTCCTGCGCTCTATGGCCACTCACGCAATGTCGAACGCGTTGTACTTCTCGACTGGCTCTTGCCCTGAGGAAGAGTTTCATCACTATG GACTTGCCTTAGAGAAGTACACGCACTTCACTTCTCCCATCAGAAGATACGCTGATGTCGTTGTCCACAGACTCTTGATGGCAGCAACTCTGAAGGGAACTAAAGATGTTAAAGATTATATATTCAGTAACAAGGATCTTCAGGAATTGTGCAAACACATTAATAATAGGAACAGG GCAGCCCAGCGTGCTCAGAAGCAGTCTACTGAACTCTTCCAGTGCATGTACTTCAAAGACAAAACCCCAGAAACAGACGAGCGCTGCGTAGCAGACGGGGTCATTTACTCGATTCGAACAAATGGGGTGCTTGTTTTTGTACCCAG ATATGGAATCAAAGGTGCTGCatatatgaaaaacaaagaaggatTGGTCATTGCTTGTCAGGGGAATGGGAGCTGTGAGTGGAAACCTGGATCACTTCATCGCTTTCAGAACAAAATTACTTCCACTGCAACCACTGGAGAATCAGTGACTTTAAGCCTTTTTGATCATATTACA GTGAGGATACTTGTACAGACTTCCCGCTGCCACGCTGACACCATCAAGCTTGAAATCATCAGGAATGCACCCTACCTGACTTCAGACACAGAGACTTCCCAGAGGAGTTTTCATGGGGTGAAATCTGACCTAGTAAAAGAAGTCAGTCAGTCTGCAGAAGCAGCCCAGTGTGCCCAAGAAAAACCAGGAATTGAAGTCATTGAAGACTATGAGGAGTACTGCCAGACCAAGGGAGCCAGCTTGtaccagctgctggaggagatcAGGGATCTGGCTCTATTAGATGTTTCAGCTGACTTTAGAACTTGA